A single region of the Xiphophorus maculatus strain JP 163 A chromosome 3, X_maculatus-5.0-male, whole genome shotgun sequence genome encodes:
- the leng9 gene encoding leukocyte receptor cluster member 9: protein MASGGPEVSSDSMENQRIGGENLMSPSTLNYSPDLSAAGAKTDRKDTGESSKQNKDGLKVCQFFQKGKCHFGGRCRLSHSDPASHDSAVLSPDMDDKQDEEKMDKHKKKKGAVSKAVKPKDNEGKDVNKKPRMRTADEVISRILWDTSVDASEFVVGYVDRFLGVLERPFCDFNWDTNPCDCDYTTELALPRHRIQYFAYRGHRVWDRHSRTDRVFGSTGQSLAPPFGKEEEVKDGSRVKDPEQQQDRGCETTEEQTGAVGGRDEDCAHTKNRHVEEEELNEMNHTFAPTQCGGNTSQEQQDSHGLCVEEEAANRLQSPTEKNSSFQENDQDVSEEGEEKHFEDWEETLEGHEDTQDPAPEQAEEKCDGRPPKKKPTHFITFRANTPTILSCFHQLQEELTALLPSSAPHWQAAPKLHVTLCLLVLRGPAEVAAAAEILRRFAQLDRNPPVAVTFPVKLKHFSGRVLYLSPQPQLRLHQLNCGLQEAFRKEGWLHRSSYNPRYHLTLAKVEAAAGERIFDGVWDLKVGKGLNFGRQPVNTLHLCTVSGAEVNGFYDIVCTVTLR from the exons ATGGCGTCAGGCGGTCCAGAAGTTTCCTCGGACTCTATGGAGAACCAGAGGATCGGAGGTGAGAACCTCATGTCGCCCTCCACCCTGAATTACTCACCGGATCTGAGTGCTGCTGGGGCTAAAACTGACCGGAAAGATACGGGAG AGTCTTCAAAACAGAACAAGGATGGATTAAAAGTGTGCCAGTTTTTCCAAAAGGGAAAGTGCCACTTCGGAGGAAGGTGTCGTTTATCACACAG tgaccCAGCATCACATGACTCAGCGGTTCTGTCCCCTGACATGGATGACAAACAGGATGAAGAAAAGATGGAtaaacacaagaagaaaaaaggcgCTGTGAGCAAAGCGGTGAAGCCTAAAGACAACGAGGGGAAAG ATGTGAACAAAAAGCCCCGCATGCGCACAGCAGATGAGGTGATCTCTCGCATCTTGTGGGACACATCAGTGGACGCTTCAGAGTTTGTGGTGGGCTACGTGGATCGCTTCCTCGGTGTGCTGGAGCGCCCTTTCTGTGACTTCAACTGGGACACCAACCCCTGTGACTGCGACTACACCACAGAGCTGGCTCTGCCCAGACACCGGATCCAGTACTTCGCCTACAGAGGGCACCGCGTCTGGGACCGCCACAGCAGAACTGACAGGGTTTTTGGCTCCACCGGTCAATCTCTGGCTCCCCCGTTTGGAAAGGAGGAGGAAGTAAAGG ATGGAAGCAGAGTAAAAGATCCAGAGCAACAACAAGACCGTGGTTGTGAAACAACAGAGGAGCAGACAGGTGCTGTGGGTGGTCGGGATGAAGACTGCGCTCATACCAAAAACAGACatgtggaggaagaggagctgaatGAGATGAATCACACCTTTGCCCCCACACAATGTGGAGGAAACACTTCTCAGGAACAGCAGGATTCTCATGGATTATGTGTTGAAGAGGAGGCAGCAAATAG ACTCCAATCGCCAACGGAGAAAAATTCCTCATTTCAAGAAAATGACCAGGATGTAAgtgaggaaggagaggagaagcATTTTGAAGACTGGGAGGAAACCTTGGAAGGTCACGAAGACACACAG GATCCGGCACCGGAGCAGGCAGAAGAGAAATGTGACGGGCGTCCTCCTAAGAAAAAACCCACTCACTTCATCACCTTCCGGGCCAACACTCCTACGATCCTGTCCTGCTTCCACCAGCTTCAGGAGGAGCTCACCGCCCTCCTCCCCTCCTCTGCTCCTCACTGGCAGGCCGCCCCCAAGCTGCACGTCACCCTGTGCCTCCTGGTGCTGCGCGGCCCAGCCGAGGTGGCGGCCGCGGCGGAGATCCTCCGCCGGTTCGCCCAACTGGACCGCAACCCGCCCGTGGCCGTGACCTTCCCGGTGAAGCTGAAGCACTTCAGCGGCAGGGTGCTGTACCTGAGCCCCCAGCCTCAGCTGCGCCTCCACCAGCTGAACTGCGGCCTGCAGGAAGCCTTCAGGAAGGAGGGCTGGCTGCACCGGAGCTCCTACAACCCGCGGTACCACCTCACGCTGGCTAAGGTAGAAGCCGCGGCGGGGGAGAGGATTTTTGACGGCGTGTGGGACCTGAAGGTGGGGAAGGGGCTGAATTTTGGCCGGCAGCCAGTTAACACCTTACACCTTTGTACCGTTAGCGGCGCCGAGGTGAACGGTTTTTATGATATCGTTTGCACCGTAACTCTTCGATAA